In the Pirellulales bacterium genome, CTCTGGGGAAACATTGACTGGGGTTTTGCCGTACCAATGCTGGTTGCTTCCGTCATCGGAGGATATCTAGGGGCAAGGATCGCATTGAAGATCGACCGCACATTGGTCCGTCGAACGGTGGTGCTGATCGGATTCGGATTGGCTCTGTATTATTTTTACAGAGAATTTATGGAATAGCGCACTACCCACGTGTTTATCTATACCTGCTCTGGGGGCAGCTCAAAAAGGCAGCCACGCAACCGTCGCTGAAATCATTCTATTGGCAACGATGCAGCAGACGTATCAAGCCAAAGGGCCTTCGGCCAGATTACCGATGGGACCGTACACTGCTCACCGTTTCAGACAAACAGACTGCTTTCTGCTTTCTATACGTCCATGCGTGAAAAAACCCGGCGATGAGGTTGCTACCCTCACGCCGGGCTAGTCTAAGTTATTGGCAAATGTTCTATCAGGCGACCTAGGCCGACTAAGCTAACACTTTTTGGCGACGGAACCAAGTGGCGCCGCTAACAGCGAGCGCCAATAAGGACCACACTAGAATACTGCTTGCTTCAGGCACAGCCGCCGTCCCGGCTGCTTTGAAATCGATCACATCGCCGCCATTAAGCAGATTCGTCTGGACATAGTCTAAATAAGAAATCGAATTTCTCTGGCTGGATCCTAGGCCAAACTGCACGCTGGTAATCTTAGCGCTCGAGTCAAAGAGTAGGTCTCCGTAATTCGGATCGCTGGCCCAAGCGTCCAGTGTTTGAGGCGAGGCGATAGGCGCAGTAAAATATGAATTTCCTGCCTGGCGATAAAGAGCCCAGGTTCCGCTGTCATGATCAAGCGATACAGTACTCCACATATTGTCCGAGGAAGCTGGTACATGAACCAAAACCAGATCCCAGACCGATTCACCAGAACGAGTGGCGGTGAAGCTAGCCTGCGACGAAGCCCAGCTTTTCGACTGGATGCCAATCTTAAACGCAAGCGAGCGCGTCGTTAAATTGGGTTGGCCATACCACTCGTACTGAGCCGAAAACGCAGAAGTAAGCAGCGACGCGCCCGTACCAAAACCACTTGATGTATCAATCACACTAATGCTTGACTTGCCGCTATTTGAACTCGTTCCGTCGATCGAAACAGCGCCGCCATACGTCGAACCGTTTGGTCCGGCGACAAATTGGATTTGACTGGCGATCGCCGTATCATCCGCGGCCGTTGGGGTCTGCCCCGGTTTACCAGCGTGAGTGGAGTTAATACCAACTAGGTTCGTGCCCGATGTATTACGAGTGTCGTCCGACTTCCATCCATAGTCGCCGAAACTGTCAACGAGTTGCACGGCCGCGTTCGACGCAGTCGTTATAATCCCGACTAGGCACACCGTCAGCGCGGCGGCAAAAACTCTCCGGATAAGCATGGTTTGCTCCTAAGATGCAGAATTAATTCGGGATTCCCCGGCTAAACCGAGATTCCCCAGATGGACTAGCCGGGAGCCGCTCCCGGCACAGTTTGGCGTTTAGTGTAACCACTGCCCCCCCCCAGTGTCTAGCGACTGGTGATTTTTTTCTGATTTTCCACTCCCTGGCAAGTGAGAGGTGGTTCAAAGCCCGCCCTTGAGCTTCGAACTCCGCACTTCAGCGAGTAACCCCCTCCGAAATCATGACTTCCAGCGGCCGGTTGTGTTAGCCACTCCGCGAGGCAATACCGGGCGGAGGAATCGCCAGCCGCGCGATTCGGTCGAGGATTGCGGCGAACAATCGCCTTGGCACGGCCGCCTCGGCGAGTTGGAACGTCACGTACTTCGCGTGCCAGACGACCTTGGCGCCGGTCTTCACCAGCTTTTACCATAGCGAGGTTGCTTGCGCGCGCAGGCGTGAATCGGTCAGCCCCTCTTCGCCCATCTTGGTGAGTTCTAACGCTTCGACCCACTCGCGGTAAGCCAACAGACCGGCGTCACTGGTGGCCTGGCTACCACAGAAGGTCGACTTCAAGCGACTGTCAAAACCGATCTGAAAGCCGTCGCTTGGGACGTCACCCATCGGGTTCTCCTGCCAGCTTGGCATAAAATGCACATATTCCCTTGTTTTTAAGGGCTCTGCGCAAATCGCGTGCCAAACCGTAAGGAAGTCATCTGAGGAATGCGGGAGGATAGCCTTGCGTAAATCCGGCGTATCCAGCGGTGAATATTCCATGGCCGCTTCAAGCCGGGCTGTACTTGGAGCAGAATGGAATGTTTCGATACCCGCCGCTCGAAAGTACCGAAGAATCAGCGGCTGGTTGCCGCAGCGAACGGCGCGCCCGGTTGACTTTCAATTGTTCGAGACCGAGAAAATGGATGAAATTTCGCTGCCAACGAGCTACATTAGTCTAGGTCATGTTCTGGATAGTTTTGTCGGATAACATCTCATGAACCAGGGAGAATCTTGAAATGCTTGGGTTCTACGCGCGTTTTTTCCATCCATCGATTGCAATGCTCGCGGCAGCAATTCTGCTTGCGAACGGAAACTTCGCTCTTGGGCAACCTGGTGGCAAATCGGCCGGCGATGCCGGCACGGGAAAGGCCGATCCTGCCGCCGCGGAAACCACCCTGTCGAGCAATCCGCCGAAGCAGCCATTGACCGTAGGCACATTGATCGGCGACGCGGTAGGCGATCCCAATAGCCCTCAGTATCAAGACGTAACCGATGCGATCACACGCGCCATCAATGGCGATTTTACCCAGGCTCGCCAATTCTTGGAAACTGCGGTCAAAAAGAATCCAAATTTGCCGCCGCCTTCGGTCTTGATGGCTCGGCTGTTGTTCGCCGCGCGGCAGGTTGCGGCCGCACGGACCGAGCTGGAAAAAGCGGTGCGCGAATATCCCAACGATCCGGAGGCGTACGTCTTGTTCGCTCAGCTCGCACTCGGCGAGCGTCAATTCACCGATGCCGAATTGCTGCTGCAAAAAGCAAAAGCGCTGAGCGATGCCTATACACTCAACGCCAAGCGCAAACGTAATTTCGACATCAATGTCGCCAGTGGGTTGGCGCTGGTCGCGGAGTCGCGCGAGCAATGGGATGATGCCATTGCCCAAGCCAAGAAGCTGTTGGAACTCGATCCCGAGAGCGTCGCTGGCCATCAGCGGCTGGGAGTGTATCTATTTCGTCAAGGCAAGGGAGAAAAGGCTGCCGCGGAAAAAGCCTATGAACAATTTAAAGCGGCGATGAAGATCGATCCCAAGGCGATTGCAGAAATCACACTGGCTCGGTTGTTTCAAAGCTCGGGAGAACCAGAAAAAGCCATGCAGTGGATCGATTATGCCGTGAAATTGCATAAGGATAATCTGCCCGTCGAATTAGCCGCGGCTCAATTGGCGATGGATGCCAACCGTCTCGACGACGCCAAGAAGTTCGCGGATGAAGCCATTCGGATTGATCCAGATTCACCTGAAGCCAAGTTGCTGCGGGCTGCTGTGGCGCGTCTTGCGGGAGATTTGCCCAAAGCCGAGTCGCTGTTGGAACAATTGCATTTGCAATTCCCTGGCAGTGTGCCTGCCGCCAACATGCTGGCGCAGGTGCTCGTCGATCAGGATGACAAGAAAAAACAAGCTCGCGGGTTGGAATTGGCGCAAATGAATCTAAAGGCCCAAACGGAGGGCAATCAAACCAGCCGCGAATTGCTGGCGACTTTGGCTTGGTCGCTGTTTCGCAATGGCCAGACCAATCAAGCCGAGAATGCGATGCTGCAGGTGCTCCAAAGCACAGGCGGTCAAGTGAGTTCGGACTACGCGTATTACGCAACAAAAATCTTACTTGAACCAAAAGGCAAGTATCCTGAAGCAATCCAAATTCTTGAAAGGAGTCTCAAAAATCCTCAGCCGTTCGCCTATCGCCTGCCGGCATCCAGCTTGTTGGCAGAATTAAAGAAGAAGCCGGCGACAACGTCGACGGGCGACACGGCCGTGCCACCGATTGTTCCCGAAGTGTCTCCCGCGCCTGGACCAGGAACGACATTGCCGGGGACAGCGCCGTCGAATTGAATGACCGCAGCTTGAGCGGCGACAGAGTCTTCCCTGGAACCGCGCAAAATAAAAGATCATGGCAAGTCGATCCGTCGCCTTGCCATGATCTTTATCCTGAAACGGGACGACTAGCTAGCAACGTGGTCCCGTCCTCCCGACATAGGTCGTACTGGGTGTATCGGCAAACGCGGGTGTCGCGCTAGAGTGGAAAATTCCGCGCGAATCGATCATCGCTTGCAAGCTCACAATTCGAGTTTTGAACGGCGGCTGGAAACAGTGCAAGCCCAGGGTTGATCGTTCCCTGGGCTTGCAGTTGTAGTAGCTCGTCACTGAGATTCAGCGAATGACACTTCCTAATTCATTGTTGTCTATTGCTTGCGAATTCCATGGAGCGTATTCAAAGTTGCCAATCGTTAAGGTTTGCCTAACCGCTTGTGCCGCGCCGGAAGATGGGCTTGATGATCCTACCGGTGGTCCGCGGCACCGCCGGAGCTTTGTTCGGCTTCACCTCGGCTGGATTTGCAGGCGTTGGCGCCGGTTGCGGCGAGGCTGGATGCGGCTGAATCACGCTGATTGTTTCAGGCTCACTGATTGCGTCTGCGTCATCGGGTGCGGACTCCATGCTTGCGATCGGCTCCGGCCCATCCAGAGGCTCGCCTCGAACATTGCCATAATACCAGCGGGTGTTGATTCTCTTGTGGAAAGCCTTTTGCTGATATCCACTCCAAACGCCGTTGCAGTAATTGCAGCCTCCGGGGTTGCATCCCGTGGGGAACATCGCCGGCACCGGCGGATAGGCGTTGTAGAGCGGAACCCGGTTAATGGCGCTGCAATTCCAGCCGGGTGTGCCCCAACCGCCGTAAACTGCGGTCGGAACTTCCATTGGGGGAAAGCCAACTTGCTCTCCATAGTGAAAATTGGTTTGCATCTCGATGGCGCTGGCGCCATCGGG is a window encoding:
- a CDS encoding tetratricopeptide repeat protein; the encoded protein is MLGFYARFFHPSIAMLAAAILLANGNFALGQPGGKSAGDAGTGKADPAAAETTLSSNPPKQPLTVGTLIGDAVGDPNSPQYQDVTDAITRAINGDFTQARQFLETAVKKNPNLPPPSVLMARLLFAARQVAAARTELEKAVREYPNDPEAYVLFAQLALGERQFTDAELLLQKAKALSDAYTLNAKRKRNFDINVASGLALVAESREQWDDAIAQAKKLLELDPESVAGHQRLGVYLFRQGKGEKAAAEKAYEQFKAAMKIDPKAIAEITLARLFQSSGEPEKAMQWIDYAVKLHKDNLPVELAAAQLAMDANRLDDAKKFADEAIRIDPDSPEAKLLRAAVARLAGDLPKAESLLEQLHLQFPGSVPAANMLAQVLVDQDDKKKQARGLELAQMNLKAQTEGNQTSRELLATLAWSLFRNGQTNQAENAMLQVLQSTGGQVSSDYAYYATKILLEPKGKYPEAIQILERSLKNPQPFAYRLPASSLLAELKKKPATTSTGDTAVPPIVPEVSPAPGPGTTLPGTAPSN